The Deltaproteobacteria bacterium genome contains the following window.
GGTATATGTTGAATGAAAAGGATTGATTATAAAAAACTTCCCCAACACATTGCCATCATCATGGATGGTAATGGCAGATGGGCCGAAAAGCATACGCTCGGAAGAATATCGGGTCATAAAAGAGGCGCCAAATCTGTTAAGCTTACCGTTAGAGCCTGTCGAGAAATTGGTATAAAATACCTTACCCTGTACGCACTTTCTATTGAAAATATGCTTCGTCCTCAAGAAGAAGTGGGAGCTTTGATGGATTTATTGGGGAAATACCTCCGATCAGAACTTCAAGAAATGCTTGATCACGATATCCGGTTGACAACAATTGGTAATATTGGGGCATTAAAAGAACCTGTAAGAAATATGCTCAGGGAGGCAATGGAAAAGACGGCATATAACAAAGGGATGGTTCTCAATCTGGCGTTGAGTTATGGAGGGAGAGATGAGATTGTCGAGGCCGTGAAAGGCGTTTTAAAGGATAGTAGGGAAGGCAAAATTCTCTCTCAGGATGTAACAAAGGAGCTTTTTTCAAAGTATTTATATACCGCAGATATCCCCGATCCGGACCTGCTCATCAGAACAAGTGGTGAATACCGATTGAGTAATTTTCTATTATGGCAGACCGCTTATACAGAATTTTATTTTACTGATGTCCTGTGGCCTGATTTTCGAAGAACACATCTCATAGAAGCCATTGCTGATTTTCAACAGAGAGAGAGGAGATTCGGATTAACG
Protein-coding sequences here:
- a CDS encoding isoprenyl transferase — protein: MKRIDYKKLPQHIAIIMDGNGRWAEKHTLGRISGHKRGAKSVKLTVRACREIGIKYLTLYALSIENMLRPQEEVGALMDLLGKYLRSELQEMLDHDIRLTTIGNIGALKEPVRNMLREAMEKTAYNKGMVLNLALSYGGRDEIVEAVKGVLKDSREGKILSQDVTKELFSKYLYTADIPDPDLLIRTSGEYRLSNFLLWQTAYTEFYFTDVLWPDFRRTHLIEAIADFQQRERRFGLTSDQLQRGGSDIG